In Sander lucioperca isolate FBNREF2018 chromosome 12, SLUC_FBN_1.2, whole genome shotgun sequence, one DNA window encodes the following:
- the casz1 gene encoding zinc finger protein castor homolog 1 isoform X4 translates to MPCFVERILPGQEGEVRQSAEGGLLPAERSLCTETTSGKPKMAAKRKGGLKLNAICAKLSRQVVFDSSSQNAEGDQSVAENSERGSSHYDDTETNFPESLNLSQSLEEDQKRREAIEKWVNGEYGDEPPAPDDEQEHELKVSNGEDDPPEGVYMVQPTGCSDDEDNAEEGEPMAASQEDSYHEDKEAEVRPSKDNTYMPPREAQSRQAPFSSTGEASALRDYAANTMNEFLGMFGYDDQQVRDELTKKISFEKLKAATSDPSSLSSEEASRRARFSKYEEYIRKLKAGETLPWPMHASPPKPEDLNPKLAQDKSATMLQTSGCLPGAETQIYPPSLDHKQPGGPQLSTSQPPNPSHIQNMASRASKYDFFIQKLKMGESLQQQNGNAYKRPSKYDLENVKFLHLFKPGEGNPDMGGAIAFKTCKVGRPSKYDIRTIQKLMPGNPEASLMPNVLATAPGNPGAPGVPTVSTAGASIAPGLTIDQTGHLSFNAADYLKSSFSKTDSITTGTVSSVKNGLPPDKPASDDINLYQKYIARFSGSQHCGHVHCAYQYREHYHCMDPECNYQVSRFTSKQDVIRHYNMHKKRDNSLQHGFMRFSPLDDCSVYYHGCHLNGKSTHYHCMQVGCSKVYTSTSDVMTHENFHKKNAQLINDGFQRFRATEDCGTVGCQFYGQKTTHFHCRRPGCTFTFKNKCDIEKHKSYHIKDDAYAKDGFKKFYKYEECKYEGCVYSKATNHFHCIRSGCGFTFTSTSQMTSHKRKHERRHIRSSGVMGLSSAYLAPKDEPEESSNDDLMDFSTISSKNSSLSASPTTQQSTTVSHLLATPTTAVSSSSTSVHTLKPTSSLPSAGQRMSSLLSQALPSNMPVALALSNNAMAASNPFFPLIPRMPLQPPPPAASLISAISSGAHSMPTDSLTQGCSTLGADGAMASTPTSFATSSIMEKISASKGLISPMMARLAAAALKPSNNQNTGNGQPASASQFSLVQVKQEPMDINSGASQDSTQEHSLDLSKKDHSNESNGHPVPGNTSLLSSLMNKMSQVNPALFSAMNLKTELEASQGSNSSEAAQYLNRVLKRPLPEKPTEIWRTYLRRFDTDDFCEAQCDFLQKVHFHCLVEDCGALFSTVDGAIKHANFHLRATLKVKSEPQFGEGKDSSEGASLQPAAPVSMANNPSMDVAHLTSSGGYSSPPPSLLAWKQLTGSIPQMSDSMPNLPANSPLATTSLENAKPQVKPGFLQFQENDPCLATDCKYSNKFHFHCLFGNCKYVCKTSGKAESHCLDHINPSNNLVNVRDQFSYYSLQCLCPNQHCEFRMRGHYHCLRPGCYFVTNITTKLPWHVKKHEKADRRAANGFKYFTKREECGRLGCKYNQVNSHFHCIRDGCQFSFLLKHQMTSHARKHMRRMLGKNFDRVPSQVMPLGQRADASSMIGTHPGMNSSFSSTIMEETDDYMDYMGGGGSPLGLSSESSNQDRSCTSTPVGNDGSPAGQGWLATTSAPTTPADTSATQNVPPYSPPPPPPPLPPPPPPPPSTLQPGFQSQAPSLSPALLRPPLSSLPYLLSPSCLSYSLLSASLGATRSVVMPTNTPAFSPIIATPSPVKNDVPIVQDAAGNTISIPTATGAKKRFWIIEDMSPFGKRRKTASSRKMLDEGMMLEGFRRYDLYENCKDSGCQFSLKVTHYHCTRENCGYKFCGRTHMYKHAQHHDRVDNLVLDDFKRFKSSLSCNFPDCQFSGNSTHFHCLRCGFRCTDSTKVTAHRKHHGKQDVISAAGFCQFSSSVDCEVPDCKYKLKCSHFHCTFPECKHTVVGMSQMDSHKRKHEKQERGELPSVSPKQEGMHHLGGSVSAVSSASMSLSTSSPSGLYGLSRSIDSSAPSMLYPTDGIGSEYNHLYPQSSISLDGSLNLGTDTSSSLFFLKNAAGLGLSDSLDLSKKMHHDAARSSHNPATQLGLPVAQDDTTGTSGEAEDDLSPEEEVQAEEEEEEEEEEEEEEADLNSDSNDDSMAEPDGEKDNGESFDASVNHTDSSRLEKQDVDP, encoded by the exons CTGAAAGGAGTTTATGCACTGAAACGACCTCAGGAAAACCCAAGATGGCCGCCAAAAGGAAAGGTGGCTTAAAACTCAATGCTATCTGTGCCAAGCTGAGCCGCCAGGTGGTGTTCGACAGtagctcccagaatgcagagggAGACCAGAGTGTAGCAGAAAACAGTGAGCGTGGCAGTTCACACTACGATGACACTGAGACCAACTTCCCAGAGAGCCTTAACCTCAGTCAGAGCCTAGAGGAGGACCAGAAGAGACGCGAGGCCATTGAGAAGTGGGTCAACGGCGAGTACGGCGATGAACCGCCAGCTCCCGACGATGAACAGGAGCATGAACTCAAAGTCAGCAATGGCGAAGATGACCCTCCTGAGGGCGTGTACATGGTACAGCCCACAGGCTGCAGCGATGACGAAGACAATGCAGAGGAGGGCGAGCCAATGGCAGCCTCTCAGGAGGACAGTTACCATGAAGACAAAGAAGCTGAAGTCAGGCCTTCAAAAGACAACACGTACATGCCACCAAGGGAGGCCCAAAGTCGCCAAGCACCTTTCTCCTCTACAG GAGAAGCATCTGCCCTGCGAGACTATGCAGCCAACACCATGAATGAATTTTTGGGAATGTTTGGTTATGATGACCAGCAGGTAAGGGATGAGCTGACCAAGAAGATCAGCTTTGAGAAGCTCAAAGCTGCTACCTCAGACCCCTCATCCCTCAGCAGTGAGGAGGCCTCACGGCGTGCTCGCTTCTCCAAGTACGAAGAGTACATTCGCAAGCTAAAAGCCGGGGAGACCCTACCTTGGCCCATGCATGCTTCCCCACCCAAACCAGAGGACCTCAACCCAAAACTGGCCCAAGACAAGAGTGCTACCATGCTCCAGACGTCTGGGTGCCTCCCAGGAGCCGAGACACAGATCTATCCCCCCAGCCTGGACCACAAACAGCCAGGAGGACCTCAGCTGAGCACTTCTCAGCCACCAAATCCCTCTCACATCCAGAACATGGCATCCCGAGCCTCCAAGTATGACTTCTTTATTCAGAAGCTGAAGATGGGTGAGAGTCTACAGCAGCAGAATGGTAATGCTTACAAGCGACCCTCCAAGTACGACCTGGAGAACGTCAAGTTTCTGCACCTCTTCAAGCCTGGTGAGGGCAACCCTGACATGGGCGGTGCCATCGCCTTTAAGACTTGCAAAGTGGGCCGCCCGTCGAAGTATGACATCAGAACAATTCAGAAGCTAATGCCAGGAAATCCAGAGGCCTCACTGATGCCCAATGTCCTCGCTACAGCACCAGGAAACCCAGGAGCGCCTGGTGTCCCCACCGTGAGCACAGCTGGGGCCAGCATCGCCCCAGGGCTGACAATAGACCAGACAGGACACTTAAGCTTCAATGCCGCTGACTACCTGAAGTCCAGCTTTTCCAAGACTGACTCCATCACCACGGGCACTGTGTCCTCCGTTAA GAATGGCCTGCCACCAGATAAACCCGCCAGCGACGACATCAACCTCTACCAGAAATATATTGCCAG ATTCTCTGGAAGTCAACACTGTGGACACGTGCACTGTGCCTACCAGTACAGAGAGCATTACCACTGCATGGACCCTGAGTGTAACTACCAGGTGAGC AGGTTTACCAGTAAGCAGGATGTAATCAGGCACTACAACATGCACAAGAAGAGGGACAACTCTCTTCAGCATGGCTTCATGCGCTTCAGCCCTCTGGACGACTGCAGTGTCTACTACCATGGCTGCCACCTCAATGGAAAAAGCACCCATTACCACTGCATGCAG GTGGGCTGCAGCAAGGTGTACACTAGCACCTCAGACGTCATGACTCATGAAAACTTCCATAAAAAGAATGCCCAGCTGATCAACGATGGCTTCCAGAGATTTCGTGCCACCGAGGACTGTGGCACAGTCGGGTGTCAATTCTATGGGCAGAAGACTACACACTTTCACTGCAG GCGCCCAGGATGCACATTCACCTTCAAGAACAAGTGTGACATTGAGAAGCACAAGAGCTACCACATCAAGGATGATGCCTATGCCAAAGATGGCTTTAAGAAGTTCTATAAGTATGAGGAGTGCAAGTACGAGGGCTGCGTGTACAGCAAAGCTACAAACCACTTCCACTGCATTCGCTCAGGATGTGGCTTCACCTTTACCTCCACTAGCCAGATGACCTCCCACAAGCGCAAACACGAGCGCCGGCACATCCGCTCCTCTGGGGTCATGGGCCTCTCTTCCGCCTACCTGGCGCCAAAGGATGAGCCAGAGGAATCGAGCAACGATGACCTGATGGACTTCTCGACCATCAGCAGCAAGAACTCCAGCCTGAGTGCCTCACCTACGACCCAGCAGTCCACCACTGTATCGCACCTGTTGGCCACGCCTACCACtgctgtctcctcctcctctacatCGGTCCACACCCTCAAACCCACATCCTCGCTGCCCAGTGCAGGCCAGCGAATGTCCAGTCTGCTGTCCCAGGCCCTGCCTAGCAACATGCCCGTGGCCCTTGCTCTTTCTAACAATGCCATGGCCGCCTCCAACCCGTTCTTCCCCCTAATACCCAGGATGCCTCTCCAACCACCTCCGCCAGCCGCTAGCCTGATATCTGCTATATCTTCCGGGGCCCACTCCATGCCCACCGACTCACTGACCCAAGGTTGCTCCACATTGGGTGCAGATGGAGCCATGGCCTCTACCCCAACGTCCTTCGCCACCTCCTCCATCATGGAGAAGATCTCGGCAAGCAAAGGTCTGATATCACCCATGATGGCCAGACTGGCAGCTGCTGCCCTGAAGCCCTCCAACAACCAAAACACAG GGAATGGGCAGCCGGCTTCAGCCAGCCAGTTCAGTCTGGTTCAAGTGAAGCAGGAGCCAATGGATATCAACTCTGGGGCCTCCCAAGACTCCACGCAGGAGCACAGCCTGGACCTGAGCAAGAAAGACCACAG TAATGAATCAAACGGACACCCTGTACCAGGGAATACATCTCTTTTATCCTCACTTATGAATAAG ATGTCACAGGTGAACCCTGCCCTGTTCAGCGCCATGAACCTGAAGACAGAGCTGGAGGCAAGCCAGGGCAGCAACAGCTCGGAGGCAGCACAGTATCTGAACAGAGTGCTGAAGAGGCCCCTGCCAGAAAAACCCACTGAGATCTGGAGGACATACCTCCGCAG GTTTGACACAGATGACTTCTGTGAGGCTCAGTGCGACTTCCTTCAGAAAGTGCACTTTCACTGCCTGGTAGAGGACTGTGGTGCACTCTTCAGCACTGTGGATGGGGCCATAAAACATGCTAA CTTCCACCTCCGAGCCACCTTGAAAGTGAAGTCTGAGCCTCAGTTTGGTGAGGGCAAGGACTCCAGTGAGGGAGCCTCGCTGCAGCCTGCTGCCCCCGTCTCTATGGCCAACAATCCCTCCATGGATGTGGCCCACCTCACCTCCTCTGGTGGCTAcagctctcctcctccctccctgctGGCCTGGAAGCAGCTGACCGGCAGCATCCCTCAGATGTCGGACTCGATGCCCAACCTGCCGGCCAACTCCCCTCTGGCCACTACCTCTCTGGAGAATGCTAAACCTCAAGTCAAACCTGGTTTCCTGCAGTTTCAGGAAAA TGATCCCTGTTTGGCTACTGACTGTAAGTACTCAAACAAGTTCCACTTCCACTGCTTGTTCGGAAATTGCAAGTATGTGTGCAAGACGTCTGGCAAGGCCGAGTCCCACTGTTTGGACCACATCAACCCCAGCAACAACCTGGTCAACGTCCGTGACCAGTTTTCCTACTACTCTCTCCAGTGTCTCTGTCCCAACCAG CACTGTGAGTTCAGAATGAGGGGCCACTATCACTGTCTGCGGCCTGGCTGCTACTTTGTCACTAACATCACCACCAAGCTGCCATGGCACGTCAAGAAGCACGAGAAGGCAGATCGCCGTGCCGCCAATGGCTTCAAATATTTCACCAAGAGGGAGGAGTGTGGGAGGCTGG GTTGTAAGTATAACCAAGTCAACAGCCACTTCCACTGCATCCGCGACGGTTGCCAGTTCTCCTTCCTGCTCAAGCACCAGATGACCTCACATGCTCGCAAACACATGAGGCGGATGCTGGGGAAGAATTTTGACAGAGTCCCGTCCcag GTGATGCCACTTGGACAGAGGGCAGATGCATCTAGCATGATAGGGACCCATCCTGGTATGAACTCCAGCTTCTCCTCCACCATCATGGAGGAGACTGATGATTACATGGACTACATGGGAGGAGGGGGCAGCCCCTTGGGCCTCTCCTCCGAGTCTTCCAACCAGGACCGGAGCTGCACCAGCACACCTGTAGGCAACGATGGTTCTCCAGCAG GACAAGGCTGGCTCGCCACCACTTCTGCTCCTACTACCCCTGCTGACACTAGCGCTACCCAAAATGTACCTCCTtattcccctcctcctcctcctccaccactgccaccaccaccaccacctcctccctccactCTTCAGCCTGGCTTTCAGTCCCAGGCCCCATCCctctctcctgctctcctccgACCTCCTCTCTCCTCACTCCCATACCTCCTCTCTCCATCCTGTCTGTCATACTCTCTGCTCAGCGCCTCTCTGGGAGCCACTCGGAGTGTTGTCATGCCAACCAACACACCAGCTTTCAGCCCCATCATTGCCACTCCGTCTCCGGTTAAAAATGACGTCCCTATAGTGCAGGATGCTGCAG GCAACACCATTTCCATTCCTACGGCCACTGGTGCAAAGAAGCGCTTCTGGATCATCGAGGACATGTCACCATTCGGCAAGCGTCGCAAGACTGCATCGTCACGTAAGATGCTGGATGAGGGGATGATGCTGGAGGGCTTCAGGCGCTATGACCTTTACGAGAACTGCAAGGATTCAGGCTGCCAGTTTTCTCTGAAGGTGACCCACTACCACTGCACACGTGAGAACTGTGGCTACAAGTTCTGCGGCCGCACCCACATGTACAAGCATGCGCAGCACCACGACCGCGTGGACAACCTGGTCCTGGACGACTTCAAGCGCTTCAAATCATCACTCAGCTGCAACTTCCCTGACTGCCAGTTTTCGGGCAACAGCACCCACTTCCACTGTCTGCGCTGTGGCTTCCGCTGCACCGACAGCACCAAGGTGACGGCCCACCGCAAACACCACGGCAAGCAAGATGTGATCAGCGCCGCTGGCTTCTGCCAGTTCAGCTCCAGTGTTGATTGCGAGGTTCCCGACTGCAAATATAAGCTCAAGTGCTCGCACTTCCACTGCACCTTCCCTGAGTGTAAGCACACAGTGGTGGGCATGTCCCAGATGGACTCCCACAAGAGAAAGCACGAGAAGCAGGAGCGGGGTGAGCTGCCGTCTGTGTCGCCCAAACAGGAAGGGATGCACCACCTGGGAGGAAGTGTGTCTGCGGTCTCTTCCGCCTCTATGAGTCTTTCTACTTCCTCACCTAGTGGCCTCTACGGGTTGTCCCGCAGCATTGACAGCAGTGCTCCCTCCATGCTCTACCCAACAGACGGCATCGGGTCCGAGTATAACCACCTGTACCCACAGTCCTCCATCAGCCTGGACGGCTCCCTCAACCTGGGCACCGACACCAGCAGCTCCCTGTTCTTCCTGAAGAATGCAGCCGGTCTGGGGCTCAGCGACTCACTGGACCTCAGCAAGAAAATGCACCACGACGCAGCGCGATCTAGCCACAACCCGGCAACCCAGCTGGGTCTGCCAGTAGCTCAGGATGACACCACAGGAACATCTGGAGAGGCTGAAGATGACCTGTCGCCAGAGGAGGAGGTgcaggcagaggaggaggaagaagaagaagaggaggaagaagaggaggaagcagacCTTAACAGTGACTCGAATGATGATTCAATGGCGGAGCCTGATGGTGAAAAGGACAATGGCGAGAGTTTTGATGCTTCCGTTAACCACACTGATTCTTCCCGACTGGAAAAGCAAGACGTTGacccataa